Proteins co-encoded in one Plasmodium berghei ANKA genome assembly, chromosome: 11 genomic window:
- a CDS encoding U1 small nuclear ribonucleoprotein 70 kDa homolog, putative, giving the protein MSAIGLPPHILILFQSRPLLDFYKPIKKKKPKEYSGISEFLNYFEDGKPPPKIKLESPKERKERKKKEKIAYNELILKEKKKEYDPFKNNDISSDPKKTLFIGRLSYEVNEKKLKKEFETYGKIKYVKVIYDQDKKPRGYAFIEFEHTKSVTDAYNLADGKKIDNRRILVDMERARTVKNWIPRRLGGGKGPSRGSDERKKLTHSVNWNALINKDKYRDDKRKNDDSYKHIPLYNERNDDGPYGNSSSRDHRSHRGSERNSKRDRNHRSRRSDSRDKYRHKYHKRERSRNRSRDRDRGRDRDGNRDRDRDRNRDRNRDRDRNRDRDMHNDTHYDKEEMYKNNMHSQENGEYNNYYMNEMNNNNDHDEGYE; this is encoded by the coding sequence ATGTCTGCCATAGGTTTGCCTCctcatattttaattttatttcaatcGAGACCATTACTAGACTTTTATAAACcaattaaaaagaaaaagccAAAAGAATATAGTGGAATAAGTGagtttttaaattattttgaagaTGGAAAACCACCAcctaaaataaaattagaaagcccaaaagaaagaaaagaaaggaaaaaaaaggaaaaaatagcTTACAATGAGctaattttaaaagaaaaaaaaaaagaatatgatccatttaaaaataatgatatatcgAGTGATCCTAAAAaaactttatttattgGTAGATTATCATATGAagtaaatgaaaaaaaattaaaaaaagaatttgaaacatatggaaaaataaaatatgttaagGTTATTTATGATCAAGATAAAAAACCACGAGGTTATGCTTTCATAGAATTTGAACATACAAAAAGTGTAACAGATGCTTATAATTTAGCagatggaaaaaaaattgataataGAAGAATATTAGTAGATATGGAAAGAGCAAGAACAGTTAAAAATTGGATACCTAGAAGACTAGGAGGGGGGAAAGGACCATCTAGGGGTTCGgatgaaagaaaaaaattgacACATAGTGTTAATTGGAATgctttaattaataaagaTAAGTATAGAGATgacaaaagaaaaaatgatgattcATATAAACATATCCCATTATATAATGAGAGAAATGATGATGGTCCATATGGAAATAGTAGCTCTAGAGATCATAGATCACATAGAGGTAGCGAAAGGAATTCCAAAAGGGATAGAAATCATAGAAGTCGTAGAAGCGATTCTCGTGATAAATATCGTCATAAGTATCACAAGAGAGAACGTAGTAGGAATCGAAGTAGAGACCGGGATAGGGGAAGAGATCGAGATGGAAATAGAGACCGAGATAGAGATAGGAATAGAGATAGAAATAGAGACCGAGATAGGAATAGAGATAGAGATATGCATAATGATACTCATTATGATAAGGAAGAAAtgtacaaaaataatatgcataGCCAGGAAAATGgagaatataataattattacatGAACGAAATGAATAACAATAATGATCATGATGAAGGGTATGAATAA
- a CDS encoding CLAMP domain-containing protein, putative: MEEIDVKFFTYIDIRKKDMRKIITMCNKKKQKKILIKKLKMNFGERNIKINANKKKTFLRINNFLPVGISNEQTIEEIENDQENFRKVWMEKNTTCLYDLSLYNIDKMKKKKMEKIVTDLFYNTLIYCIGINLSIREISTFLSIQKYIFLKLVNGYENIINIFLQFKNIILKHSINRKPNYIKIFSYSSIKLLIKYSMNNFFKKFAFYKFIFNPIYKINFECQTNQIFDFDICDDQCYDIRDTEKLNEKIKFYNFENAEELDRVKDLVKLNVGNVSNFENKNNDNFEKDFQNYLDKYNIKKGLNIFEVNKYKNDKNLQKVFNSIKKKSNYPTKFCENCEAQKKKNLEKDISKEQLIKKINNLYNDLEERIITRLNILLGN, from the exons ATGGAAGAAATAGATGTAAAATTCTTTACCTATATAGATATTAGAAAAAAGGATATGCggaaaattataacaatgtgtaataaaaaaaaacaaaaaaaaattttaattaaaaaattgaaaatgaattttggagaaagaaatataaaaataaatgcaaataaaaaaaaaacatttttaagaATTAATAACTTTTTACCTGTCGGAATAAGCAATGAACAGACAATTGAGgaaatagaaaatgatCAAGAAAATTTTAGAAAAGTTTGGATGGAAAAAAACACCACTTGTTTATATGATTTATCATTGTATAATATagacaaaatgaaaaaaaaaaaaatggaaaaaatagtGACGGATTTATTCTATAATACATTAATTTATTGTATAGGAATAAATTTGTCTATTCGTGAAATATCTACATTTTTGTCTATacaaaaatacatttttttaaagctTGTAAATggttatgaaaatataataaatatttttttacaatttaaaaatattatcctAAAACATTCTATTAATAGAAAACcgaattatattaaaattttttcatattcatCCATCAagttattaattaaatattcaatgaacaatttttttaaaaaattcgcattttataagtttatatttaatccaatttataaaataaattttgaatGTCAAACTAATCAAATATTTGACTTTGACATATGTGATGATCAATGTTATGATATTAGGGATACGGAAAAGTTAAATGAAaagataaaattttataattttgaaaacgCTGAAGAGCTTGATCGAGTCAAGGATTTAGTAAAAc TTAACGTAGGAAATGTAAgcaattttgaaaataaaaataatgataactTCGAAAAagattttcaaaattatcttgataaatataacatcAAGAAGGGTctcaatatttttgaagttaataaatataaaaatgataaaaatttacaaaagGTATTTAATagcattaaaaaaaaatctaaTTACCCAACAAAATTTTGTGAAAATTGTGAAgcccaaaaaaaaaaaaatttagaaaaagaCATATCCAAAGAACAACTCATAAAAAag attaataatttatataacgATTTAGAGGAAAGAATCATTACGCGATTAAACATTCTTTTGGGAAATTGA